GACGTGgatatgaacatattttaaaatatgagtcaAATAATAAAGACTTATTTATTCTATTATCTTATACATTATGTCATTTGAGTGCATCATAATAACTCGatactttaaattttatcattgttagatgtatttttctatctgtggttctgtggttacttgtatttaaatttaaaaatgctattattttatatacaaaattaacctcatattttctgattataaacTTAACATTCATTTAACAATTTTAGAAAGTCAAATTTTGTAAGTCAAAAAGAGTTCTCTGAAACTGGAACTCTATATGagtctattttacatttttaacacTCAGTAGagcattgttttataatttatatatcataaagtttatttattttagagtataATTCAATGGTTTAATTTTAGAACACATTTGATTCAATAGCaagtaaaagttctttatattaaACTCCTTTATATTAACCTCCtgagttttctatttatttcaacTATCCACTTAATCTTTATAAAGCactaaattcaaatatatttttaattacatgtGAAACTTTTCATGGGTACAAAGAAGATAAAGAATACAAGTAGAAGTCCCGACCTATGATGTGTATAATACATACTAGGATGGCTGTCAGGGTAACAGCCAAACCTGCCAGTGTTCTTCAGTTGTGATTATGACCATGGTGTCCGAAAGGCCTTGGTTAACACTGTAGACTAAAACTgtattagattttaattttaaaagaatgaaaattgaaataaattaaaatccttATGTAACTATGCTCTCATTTAGATCAAACTTTCCTCAAAGATGTTCTCTGAGAATGTGATACATGCCATTCTGTAACTCACATATAACACAGTAGTGCTGTTCCCAAAAAATTACTGAAGAGTATACATAATCTAGTTTCAAGATGAGACTGTCctatatttatatacaatacCTTAGTACATGTCTACCTTCAGAACCTGCTTTTTTAGACTAAAGGAATCTTTTTCTCTTAAACTTTGTTACCAACTTCTTCTCCTGGCTTAGGACAGAGAAGCATTGATTTATATTTAGATACATAAGCACAGACACCCACCAAAATGTTTTGCTtgactttgttttgcttttgtggaCATCaatggagaaagaggaagagggagagagatgggtgTGCAATTTTCTATGTTTGacataaagataattttaaaataagttgcaaCTTCAATTTTTAGGTGCGATGTTTAAAAACAATTGTCCACTGACCAATAGTATCTACCCTGATGGATAAATAAAACCAGGAAATCTTCACATTCAGTcctcttaaaaatttttggttCATGCTCTGCACTGGATTACTTCCATGTTTCCTGTGGACAAAAGTCacaaaggggagaaaaaagatgTTTTAACAGCTCTCACTTATGTTGACGTCTTCTAGATTGTCCAACTACCCTTGAGGAAACTCTGAAGTCTGAAAGGGGCAAATATACATGTTGGTCTGAACTTGTTCATAAAATTCCATATACAGTTAAATTTTCTGTcacatatgaaaattatattgAAGCAACACCTAGTTTTTCTGTGTCTGGTAGTTGACAAGCACTTTCACTTacacctctcttcccttccttccttcattctttcctagcttggttcctttcttctttccttcttcctactTGCCTGCCTTCCTGCTTTTCTACCGTTCTATATTCCTGCCTTCCCTTCTgttttaattgataaaattatatatatttgtggtgtacaaatgacattttcatatatgttgTAGAATGGGTAAATCAAGCTATATGACATTCACTCTCTAACAAATTTGCCTTTTTTgtagtgagaacatttaaaatctactgtCTCCACAACATTGAAATATACAATGTACTGCTGCTAGCTATGATGTTAAATAGATGCCCTTGTGTAACTACAACTTTTTGCCTCTTTATGAACCTTGCCCAtattctctcacctcccaccatctgataatgacattttattgcttttatgaatcccactattttagattccacatattaTTAAGatcatatttgtctttctgtgtgtggAAGACTCCCCTTCACATAATGTGCTCTAGGTTCACCCATCCTGACACAATGACATGATTAccttttctttgtattaattCAGAACAGAATCTGATCCCTGGGACAATGGACATGCAGAATTATTCTGTGGTGTCAGAATTTGTGCTGCATGGACTCTGCTCTTCACGATATctacaaaaatttttctttatatttttctctgggATGTATATGGCCATTATTCTGGGTAACCTCCTCATTGTGATTACTGTAATTTCTGCccccaacttgcagtcctccccTATGTACTTCCTGCTAGGGAACCTGTCCTTCTTGGATATGTGGCTGGCCTCATTTGCCACCCCCAAGATGATTAGAGATTTCCTTAGTGATAAAAAGATAATCTCCTTCGGAGGGTGTATGTTTCAAATCTTTCTCTTGCACTTTACTGGAGGGGCTGAGATGGTGCTGCTGGTTTCCATGGCCTATGACAGATACGTGGCCATATGCAAACCCTTGCACTATATGACGATGATGAGCCGGCAGTCTTGCATCAAGCTGGTGTTGATTTCTTGGGTCATTGGATTTCTGCATTCCATCAGTCAAGTAGCCTTTACTGTAACTTTACCTTACTGTGGCCCCAATGAGGTGGACAGCTTCTTCTGTGACCTTCCTCAGGTGATCAAACTTGCCTGCATGGACACCTACATCTTGGGTATACTTATGATCTCAGACAGTGGCTTGATTTCCGTCAGCTCTTTCCTGCTGGTCATGATCTCCTACACCACCATCCTCCTCAGTGTCCGGAAGCGTGCTGCAGGGGGCGTAGTCAAAGCTCTGTCCACTTGCTCTGCACACATCATGGTGGTCACTCTCTTCTTTGGGCCCTGCATTTTCATTTACCTCTGGCCCTTCAGTCGGTTTTCTGTGGACAAGCTCTTATCTGTGTTTTACACTATTTTCACTCCACTCTTGAACCCCCTTATCTACACATTgagaaatgaagagatgaaaacagccatgaagaaactgaggaaccAAGTTGTGACTTTTCACTGAATCCAGCTTTCCATAGCCTCGCATGTGCCCACTTATTCaggagatagagattcttaaatATGATTCTTCTCAAAGGTTTCCTTTGGACCTGtgtttacataattttaatatgttCTGTAAAAGGcaatttatttcaacaaaattgttgatacaatttatatacatattttcatatatatacataagtgtATACATGAATGCCTATGTATATGCATGCATGTCCTCAcccacatgtattttaaaattaactctaTATTACCTTTCTTTGCTAAAACCAGATTCATCTTACTAGttattttactaaaaatgttgatataaaattaaatttcatttcataatCATAACCTAACACAGCAATGGGAAATATCCAAGATATGAGCTATTTGGCACTCAGTGAATAGACTGGGATTAAATAATGAATGCCCTGTGAATTCGTAGCCTGAATTTGATAAGCTTCAGAAGACAAAATAGTTCACCAATTCAAGATACTATCAATTTTTACAATTGTATTTCCCCCTGTAAGTGTGTATGattgtttaattcttttatttcaaaaaaaagaatGCTTGCAACTGATAGGCAATTTCAGTAGTTAATTTTAACATGGGAAAATTCCTATTTTTGGGGAAATCCTTGTTTATGGCTAAGTTATTTCATGTAATAAGTTATTGTGTTATAGTTAATATGCATTTGATtattaaattaatacattttaccCAAAGTTGATTCTCAATAAGCAATGCATCTTTTACTGAGTTGATTCTACCCTTTGGGGTATCATTTAATAGAAAGTATGGATTTGGATCCCACAGATTCAGATCTTatgttgagtttttatttttattttttatagatcctttttagttatgcatatgGTTTggattcattttggcataattataaaatcatggagcataattttctcaaattcatttccgccttccctctcctcttccctccccttgcttcctttcctctactctattgatctttctgctacttacttacaggttttcttttaaaattagtgtcttgtggatgcacacgatggtgagagtcactgtggtgcattcatatgtgtacacaggaaagttggggcagattcattccactgttctcccCTTATCCcgtccctctttcctcccactCAATCTCCTTCCTTTACCCCACTGATCTTTATTCCATCTTGATAGAatccctctttttttcctttctcccattcccTCTTTCTTGTCTTATTTCCGGCCCTGCTGACTCTTATTTTGGACTTAATCCTGAATCCTACAAAGACTATCATAAACAAGACTTGAATTTGATTTTGACTAAATTAACCTTCAGAAATTCAAGCAATTTTCTCACAGGTTGACTCTGAAACATCAAACTAAAGGAAAGAATTAGGATATGAATAAATTAAGTAACTGGATGAAACTTCCAAAATTGTTGAACTTAGTCTTCAATCAAGGAAGCATGCTCTGGGTATTTCTGACATCCCTTATTACTGCAACTCTTCACATATGCATTTAATATAAAAGAACATAGAAGAAAACCAATTTTTTCTTAAGATAACATCCTTTGCCTGCTATTGTAataatactgtttttattttatagactttgcacataattaattttttaatcagcTAAACTTACATATATGAACATTTAAAGAGCTTAAGAGGATGTCAACATTTGCCTTAGAATTAAATTTCTTAGTTGTTATTGATATAATACTGATTATTGACAGCAAAAGACTTTGGAGGTATTCTTTAATTGATTTTGATTaacattaattttacatattaatggtGTTCTCTGTGACAtttgacatttcaatacatgcatacagtatacagggatcaaatccagtatccctttattctttttttttttgtactggggactgaacccagggacacttaaccactgagccatatcccaagcattttttttttttttttttttttttacagacaggatctcactaaattgcttagggccttgctaactttctgagactggctttgaacttgtgatcctcctgcctcaatgtcctaagttgctgggattatagtcttgtgccacagtgcctgaccCTTTTTCACTCTTTCCAACTTGTAGTAATTACCATTCCATAATCAggttggcattttttaaaatgctacttgTGAGAAAGAACAAGTGGTACTTAAGTTATCTGACCTTTCCTTAACATAAGATCCTCCTGTCCTATCCATTTTACTGCAAACatcaatttttcattcttctttatggctgaataatattccattttacatatgtaccatattttgtttatcccttCTTCCATTAATGGGCACCTAGTTTAATTACATATCTAAGCTATTGTGAGTAGTCCTACAATACTTATGGGCACAAGGCTATTTCCTTGATAT
The Sciurus carolinensis chromosome 2, mSciCar1.2, whole genome shotgun sequence DNA segment above includes these coding regions:
- the LOC124977259 gene encoding olfactory receptor 4K14; translation: MDMQNYSVVSEFVLHGLCSSRYLQKFFFIFFSGMYMAIILGNLLIVITVISAPNLQSSPMYFLLGNLSFLDMWLASFATPKMIRDFLSDKKIISFGGCMFQIFLLHFTGGAEMVLLVSMAYDRYVAICKPLHYMTMMSRQSCIKLVLISWVIGFLHSISQVAFTVTLPYCGPNEVDSFFCDLPQVIKLACMDTYILGILMISDSGLISVSSFLLVMISYTTILLSVRKRAAGGVVKALSTCSAHIMVVTLFFGPCIFIYLWPFSRFSVDKLLSVFYTIFTPLLNPLIYTLRNEEMKTAMKKLRNQVVTFH